One segment of uncultured Tolumonas sp. DNA contains the following:
- a CDS encoding RsmB/NOP family class I SAM-dependent RNA methyltransferase, whose translation MRTYALTPLECGSVQAILSAVLNDKSPVDRATAQEFKAEPMPEAAQLHVIGAVGDILRHLNLLAFLADVSMDQAGIAVQSLICQWHLLRNRQLPNLRASDLCDTKAFETRRELAKAQPALWDGCPEWLEQLGQEQLGEAWPAERAALTHAAKRYIRVNTLKCDETQLQHRLQLEHIDTRAVPDVPGALEVTSNGSLFRTQAFKDGWFEQQDAGSQHIAPFLGVEPGMRVIDACAGTGGKTLHLAALMAGKGRLLAMDVEQWKVDNLRLRARRAGAHNIEPRLIESSKTIKRLKESADRVLLDVPCSGLGVLKRNPDTKWRDTAERLPVLLELQADILRRYSKMVKVGGQLVYATCSLLPAENQHQVAKFLNECDGQFSLIRDQSISPAETGFDGFYMALLQRN comes from the coding sequence ATGCGCACTTATGCACTCACTCCGCTGGAATGCGGCTCTGTACAAGCTATTCTGTCTGCCGTATTAAATGATAAATCACCAGTTGATCGCGCCACTGCGCAGGAATTTAAAGCAGAACCTATGCCGGAAGCGGCGCAGCTCCATGTCATTGGTGCGGTCGGTGATATTTTACGCCACCTCAACCTGCTGGCATTCCTGGCTGATGTCTCAATGGATCAAGCCGGTATTGCCGTGCAATCATTGATCTGCCAATGGCACTTGTTGCGTAACCGCCAATTACCAAATTTACGCGCTTCTGATCTGTGTGACACTAAAGCATTCGAAACCCGTCGTGAATTAGCCAAAGCACAACCTGCCTTGTGGGACGGCTGCCCTGAGTGGCTGGAACAACTGGGTCAGGAACAACTGGGCGAAGCATGGCCGGCAGAACGTGCCGCGCTGACGCATGCTGCCAAACGCTATATCCGCGTGAACACATTAAAATGTGATGAGACACAGCTACAACATCGTCTGCAGCTGGAACACATTGATACCCGAGCAGTGCCTGACGTACCTGGTGCTCTGGAAGTCACTTCGAATGGTTCACTGTTTCGCACGCAAGCCTTTAAAGATGGCTGGTTTGAACAGCAAGATGCCGGCTCACAACACATTGCCCCATTCCTGGGTGTGGAACCTGGCATGCGAGTAATTGATGCTTGTGCCGGTACCGGTGGTAAAACACTGCATCTGGCAGCTCTGATGGCCGGTAAAGGCCGCTTATTAGCGATGGACGTGGAACAGTGGAAAGTAGACAACCTGCGTCTGCGTGCTCGTCGAGCAGGCGCTCACAATATCGAGCCACGCTTGATTGAAAGCAGCAAAACCATCAAACGTCTGAAAGAAAGTGCTGACCGTGTATTGTTAGACGTGCCATGCTCAGGCTTAGGTGTTTTAAAACGTAACCCGGATACCAAGTGGCGTGATACCGCAGAACGTCTGCCAGTTTTACTGGAATTGCAAGCCGACATTCTGCGTCGCTACAGCAAAATGGTCAAAGTCGGTGGTCAGCTGGTTTATGCCACCTGCAGTCTGCTGCCAGCCGAAAACCAACATCAGGTGGCTAAATTCCTGAATGAATGTGATGGTCAGTTCTCACTGATCCGCGATCAAAGCATCAGCCCGGCAGAAACCGGTTTTGACGGCTTCTATATGGCCTTGCTACAACGTAATTAA
- the pdxH gene encoding pyridoxamine 5'-phosphate oxidase — translation MDIADLRREYLKGGLHREDLPVDPMVLFEKWLRQACDAKLSDPTAMSVATVDANGQPFQRMVLLKHYDADGFVFYTNLGSRKAQQIKANNHVSLLFPWHTLERQIHITGVAEQLSPLEVIKYFHSRPKDSQIAAWVSQQSSRISARSMLESKFMEMRSKFANGEIPVPSFWGGYRIRFDSIEFWQGGAHRLHDRFLYQRQGDFWHIDRLAP, via the coding sequence ATGGATATTGCGGATTTACGTCGTGAATACCTGAAAGGCGGATTGCACCGCGAAGATTTGCCTGTCGATCCGATGGTTTTGTTTGAAAAATGGCTGCGCCAGGCTTGTGACGCTAAATTGAGTGATCCGACCGCGATGAGCGTAGCGACAGTCGATGCCAATGGTCAGCCCTTTCAGCGCATGGTGTTATTGAAACATTATGATGCCGATGGTTTTGTGTTTTATACCAATCTGGGTAGCCGTAAGGCGCAGCAGATCAAGGCTAATAACCATGTCAGCTTATTGTTTCCGTGGCACACGCTGGAACGCCAGATCCATATTACCGGTGTTGCGGAACAGCTGTCGCCATTGGAAGTCATCAAGTATTTTCATTCCCGCCCGAAAGACAGCCAGATCGCGGCATGGGTAAGCCAGCAATCGAGCCGGATTTCTGCCCGCAGTATGCTGGAAAGTAAATTTATGGAGATGCGCTCAAAATTTGCCAACGGTGAAATTCCGGTACCTAGTTTCTGGGGCGGTTATCGTATTCGTTTTGATAGCATTGAATTCTGGCAGGGTGGGGCTCATCGTTTGCATGACCGTTTCTTGTATCAGCGGCAGGGTGATTTCTGGCATATCGACCGTCTGGCACCGTAA